From the genome of Patescibacteria group bacterium:
ACCGCAATCCACAAACAATTCACACTTTATTCACAAAATCGGGTATTGCCTTTGTTTTTGTTGAGTAATTTTTATGATATAATCACATATATGACCAACCACGAACTTTGGCAGACAGTGTTAAGCGAGATAGAACTCTCAATCTCAAAAGCCAATTTTACTACATGGTTTAAGAACACAAACATAATTTCTCAAAAAGACGGAGAAATTGTTGTTGGTGTACCAAATGGATTCACTAAAGAGTGGCTGGAGAATAAATATAATAAAATAATATTAAAAGCTTTAAGGGATGCTATTGGCAAAGTTAAAAGAGTCAATTATATAATCACTTCATTAGCTAAATCGACCGCCAAACCAAAAACAAAGCAGAAAGACAAAAAAGACAAAAAACAAATTCTATTAAAAGAACAGATGGATATCCATGAATATAAGATAGACGAAAATACTAATCTAAATCCACGCTATAATTTTGATTCTTTTGTAGTTGCTTCTTTTAATGAGCTTGCTTATGCTGCTTCTCAGTCAGTAATTAAGGACCTGGGCAATGTTTACAACCCTTTATTTATCTATGGCGGCGTGGGCGTCGGTAAAACCCATCTTATTCAGGCTATTGGAAATGAAATTATAAAACTCGGGAACAAAAAAGTAAGCTATCTTTCTTCTGAAAAATTCAGCGCGGACTTAATCTTGTCAATTTCTGAAGGAAAAGTTGAACAATTTAAAGATAAATACAGAAAAGTTGACGTTCTAATCATTGACGATATCCAGTTTTTAGCCGGCAAGGAAAAAACTCAAGAAATATTCTTCCATGCTTTTAATAATCTATATGAAAAAAATAAACAAATTATCCTATCCAGCGACAGACCGCCGAAAGCGATTGCCACCCTAGAGGAAAGACTACGCTCGCGCTTTGAGGGGGGAATGATAGCCGATATTGGCATACCAGAATTTGAAACCAGACTTGTAATCTTAAAGAAGAAAGCCCAAAGCATAGGGATAGAATTGTCAGAAGAGGCATATAGTTACATTGCATCAAATATCCAAAAGAACGTCAGAGAACTAGAGGGAGCATTAAATAGGGTTATCGCTTTTATTAGATTAAATAATGTTATTCCAAACTCAAAACAACTAATAAAAATCCTTAAAACCATTATCGCCAACCCGCAAAAAAGAACAAATTACAAAAAAATATCCGAAATAGTCGCTGATTTCTATGATTTAAATATTAATGACTTAATAACCCGCAGCAGGAGAAAAGAAGTAGTTAGACCAAGACAAATAACAATGTATTTAATGCGCGAGGAATTAAAAAGCTCTTATCCTTTTATTGGCTCAAAATTAGGAGGCAGAGACCACACAACTGCAATTTATGCCTGCGAAAAAATAGGAAAAGAATTACAAAATAATACTGAACTAGAACAAGAATTAAACCTTATTAAAGAAAGATTATATAGTGAATTAAAATAATAAACTGTTAATTATTATAGAATAAAATCTGGATAGCTTTAAAAATAAAAAAATTATACCACAGTTTTAAAACATATTTTAAAGCCGTTATCCATTAATTTTCCACAATAAATTCATAAAATTTAATCCTAAAAATCGATTTATCCCCTAAAATATGGTTCTTAATAATAATAATAAACGTTTTAATTAATTAAATTATTAATATGAAAATAATTTGTCTTCAAGAAAATTTAAAAAACGGATTAAATATTGTCCAAAACATCACAGGCAAAAATTTAACCTTGCCGATTTTAAATAATATTTTATTATCTGCAGATCAAAAACAGTTAAAACTATCAACTACTAATTTAGAAATGGCTATTACCAGTCATATATTATGCAAGATTGAAAAAGAGGGAAGTATAACTATTCCTGCAAAATTATTGGTTAATTTTATTAACAACCTACCTAATAAAAAAATAGAAATAAATATTAAAAATAATATAGCCAACCTAAAATGCGATAATTATAAGTCAATTATTAAAGGATTAGATGCAAAAGATTTTCCCATTATTCCTAAAATTAAAAGCGAGCCGATTTTAGAAATAGATTCTTTTGAATTTAAGAATGCTTTAGAGCAGGTGATTAATTTTGTCTCTATTTCAGATATTAGGCCGGAGATTTCGGGTATTTTATTTGACCTTAGTAATGAAAAAAGAATTAAATTTGTGGCCACAGACAGTTTTAGACTAGGAGAAAAGATATTAAATATCAAAAGCGGAAAAACCAAAAAAGACGATGTAAAATCAATTATTATTCCCTATAAAACAGTCCAGGAGTTAATCAGAATTATATCCAATCAAGAGAATAATACACTCAAAATAAGTATCGAGAATAATCAAATTCTATTTAGCCTGCCAGAGACCCAGATTATTTCAAGATTAATTGAAGGCAATTACCCAAATTACCAACAGCTTATTTCCAAACAATTCGATACAACTGTTGTTATAAAGAGAGAGGAACTGATAAAAGCGGTCAAAATCGGAAGTTTTTTCAGTAGCAGGATTAACGATATCAGATTTAAAGTTGATTGCAAAAAATCTCTGATAGAGGTTTTCTCGCAAGATATTGAACTTGGCGAGAACTCTTCAGAGATAGAAGTCGAGACAAAAGGTAAAGACTTGGAAATAATTTTTAACCACAAATATTTATTAGACGGATTAAATAATATTAATGCAGAAAAAATTGTTATTAGTTTTAATGGAGAAATCAGTCCAGGAATAATCAGACCAGAAGGAAAAGAAGATTTCACATATATAATTATGCCGATTAAACTTTAATCCGGCACATGAATATTATCATATTCTTGTAGCGGGTTTTGGTTATAAATATGGGCATTTTCCATGGTATTTATCCAGTTTAAAACCGGTTGCTCCCAATTTAGGAACTGTGGATCGTTTCTACCGTCGCTTGGATTTTGTGGTTCGTCTTTATTAATATAATACAAAATGCAATGGATTTGGGGGTATACTGCTTCATCTATTAAGTCTGGAGGGGTAAGATTAGTA
Proteins encoded in this window:
- the dnaA gene encoding chromosomal replication initiator protein DnaA, coding for MTNHELWQTVLSEIELSISKANFTTWFKNTNIISQKDGEIVVGVPNGFTKEWLENKYNKIILKALRDAIGKVKRVNYIITSLAKSTAKPKTKQKDKKDKKQILLKEQMDIHEYKIDENTNLNPRYNFDSFVVASFNELAYAASQSVIKDLGNVYNPLFIYGGVGVGKTHLIQAIGNEIIKLGNKKVSYLSSEKFSADLILSISEGKVEQFKDKYRKVDVLIIDDIQFLAGKEKTQEIFFHAFNNLYEKNKQIILSSDRPPKAIATLEERLRSRFEGGMIADIGIPEFETRLVILKKKAQSIGIELSEEAYSYIASNIQKNVRELEGALNRVIAFIRLNNVIPNSKQLIKILKTIIANPQKRTNYKKISEIVADFYDLNINDLITRSRRKEVVRPRQITMYLMREELKSSYPFIGSKLGGRDHTTAIYACEKIGKELQNNTELEQELNLIKERLYSELK
- the dnaN gene encoding DNA polymerase III subunit beta, with the translated sequence MKIICLQENLKNGLNIVQNITGKNLTLPILNNILLSADQKQLKLSTTNLEMAITSHILCKIEKEGSITIPAKLLVNFINNLPNKKIEINIKNNIANLKCDNYKSIIKGLDAKDFPIIPKIKSEPILEIDSFEFKNALEQVINFVSISDIRPEISGILFDLSNEKRIKFVATDSFRLGEKILNIKSGKTKKDDVKSIIIPYKTVQELIRIISNQENNTLKISIENNQILFSLPETQIISRLIEGNYPNYQQLISKQFDTTVVIKREELIKAVKIGSFFSSRINDIRFKVDCKKSLIEVFSQDIELGENSSEIEVETKGKDLEIIFNHKYLLDGLNNINAEKIVISFNGEISPGIIRPEGKEDFTYIIMPIKL